One window of the Desulfobacteraceae bacterium genome contains the following:
- the ftcD gene encoding glutamate formimidoyltransferase, with amino-acid sequence NPQQEVEAMATQLIECVPNFSEGRRPEVIAAILAPFRAAPGCHLLDHRADADHNRLVVSLAGQPGPLQDALLAAAQVAIARIDMAAHRGAHPRIGAIDVIPFTPLRNIDMAACVALAHAFGRRFHEETGVPVYFYEEAALRPERKKLEVIRKGQYEGLRDEVKTPERSPDVGGPELHPRAGATVIGARRFLVAFNVNLKTTDLQVAKQIAAAVRASSGGFCHVKGIGLALADRGLVQVSLNLVDHEKNPLYRVLETVRMEARRWGVAVAETEVYGMVPAAALLDSAAYYLQVAGFDPAQVIELQLLEKIGDGG; translated from the coding sequence AACCCACAGCAGGAGGTCGAGGCCATGGCCACCCAACTGATCGAATGCGTCCCCAACTTCAGCGAAGGCCGGCGGCCGGAGGTGATCGCGGCCATCCTGGCGCCCTTCCGGGCTGCTCCCGGCTGTCATCTGCTGGACCACCGCGCCGATGCAGACCACAACCGCCTGGTGGTCAGCCTGGCGGGACAGCCCGGGCCGTTGCAGGACGCCCTGCTGGCGGCCGCCCAGGTGGCCATCGCCCGGATCGACATGGCCGCCCACCGCGGCGCCCACCCGCGCATCGGGGCCATCGACGTGATCCCCTTTACACCCCTTAGAAACATCGACATGGCGGCGTGTGTGGCGCTGGCGCACGCCTTTGGCCGGCGATTCCACGAGGAGACCGGGGTCCCGGTCTATTTCTACGAGGAGGCAGCCCTCAGGCCCGAGCGCAAAAAGCTCGAGGTGATTCGCAAGGGGCAGTACGAAGGCCTGCGCGATGAGGTCAAGACGCCGGAGCGCAGCCCGGATGTCGGCGGGCCGGAACTGCACCCCAGGGCCGGGGCGACGGTGATCGGCGCGCGGCGTTTTCTGGTGGCCTTCAACGTCAACCTCAAGACCACCGACCTCCAGGTGGCCAAACAAATCGCCGCGGCCGTGCGGGCCTCCTCGGGCGGCTTCTGCCACGTCAAAGGGATCGGCCTGGCCCTGGCGGACCGCGGGCTGGTCCAGGTGAGCCTCAACCTGGTGGACCACGAGAAAAACCCCCTCTACCGCGTCCTGGAAACCGTGCGCATGGAGGCCCGGCGCTGGGGGGTGGCGGTGGCCGAAACCGAGGTTTACGGCATGGTGCCGGCCGCGGCCCTGCTGGACAGCGCCGCCTACTACCTGCAGGTTGCCGGCTTCG